In the Breoghania sp. genome, ATCATCGGCATCATCCGGTCGACTGCATCCATCATCGCCTGACTGGGCGCGACGCCCTGACTGGTGAAAGCCTGGCGAATGGGCAGAAGATCGGCGAGGATATCCAGAACCGCGCCGGGATTGCGCGACACGTGACCGCCGTCAGGCAGGATCTGCCGGGTGAGTTCGTGGTCGAGGTTTTTCAGGCTCTGCCGGGCGAAACGCCCCTGCCCCGACATGGAAATGGAGGCGGCCGCGACCGCCATGGTGACCACCAGACGCGGCATGCCGTCAGGCGCTTCGTTCATGGTCTTGCGCAGGTAGCGGACCTGACGGGCAAGCGATTTCAGGAAGCGGCGATAGAACTCGCGGTCGCAGTTTTCAAGCAGCAGCGGCGACTGGGAAAGCCAGGACAGGACGCGCCGAGCCACGACCGAAGGTTCCCAGGCAATCGCGTTGCGCCGCCCGACAAGGCGGATCCATTCGTCAATAAGGGCGCGGGCATTGGAACGCGCCATGGCGGTTTCCGCGGCGCGCAGATGACGCAGCCAGCCGAAACCGTGCAAGGCACGGGCCCAGTCGGGTGACGGGGGAATGACCTCAAAGGGCGACTGACCGCCCGCTTCGACGAAATGCCCGGCAAAGACGAAGCGACCGGCATAGATATCGACCGCGATGGTGGGATCGGCCGTGCGCAGATCCTGCGGCGCGATCAGCAGGCGGTTGGGAACCGCGCCGAGGGTCCCCAGGAGTGAGGAGGGGCCGCCGTGAACCTTGCGCAGCAGCCAGCGCCAGGCGTGCGAAGCCAGCAGTCGCCAAATCCGTGCCTGATCGGACATGGATTCGAGCGCCATCGCCGAACTGCCTCCTGTCACGTTTTCCGCCAAACGGGCATCCCCAAAACTTCGCGGCACCAACATCAATGCCCCGATCCGCCGACAAGACCGATCATGCCGCCTACGGAACGAGACGTCCTTCATGAGGGCTGCAACCTGACGTACCGTCAGAACCCACTACCGTCATCATGTAAAAATGAAGACATCACATTAAATTATACTTAACCATGCCAGCGCGACGGCATTCGTGCGTACGCCAGTTTACAAACTGGGACCGGCACCTGCCGAACGCGGGCACAACGCCACATGCGCGCATGCCCTCGCGATGGTCGACAGGCCTTGCGATCACCGGCGGAGACGGCCAGAACGAACGGAAGGCGCAGACTGATGCGCTGCGCCTTCCGGTTCCATCGATTTTCGTGACGATTGCCGCGTTCAGCTGACGCGTCTCAAACGGCATGCAAAGAAACCGTCGAGCCCACCCATCCGATGTTCTTCAGAAGCCCACAGGTTCGGCAGAGTGCGCAGATCGCCGGCCTCTGTGAGGAGCCCGTCCAGTCCGGCAAACTCGGTTGCAGAGATCGGCGCGCGTTCGACGGGCAAGTCCTCTGAGAGAAGGGTTTCGATCTGCCTCTCCCCTTCTTCCGGCTCCAGAGAGCAGGTGCAGTAGACGAGCACGCCGCCGGGCTTCAGCCACTGGATCGCGCGACGCAGGAAACGGCCCTGCATTTCCGCCAGAACGGCAATATCGGTTTCACGCTTGAGCCACGGCATGTCCGGGTGTCGGCGCGCTGTGCCGGTCGCAGAGCATGGTGCATCGAGCAGGATCGCATCGAAGGGCTCATCCGGCTCCCATGTGCCAAGATCGGCCTCCAGCGTCCGCGCCTTCAGCTTCAGCCGCTTCAGGTTCCGAGTGACGCGGTTCAGGCGTGTTGAGGAAATATCAAGTGCAACGACATCCCCCCCAGCTGCGGCCAGCTGTGCGGTCTTGCCACCCGGTGCAGCACAAAGATCGGCCACCTTGAGGCCGCTCACATCGCCCAGCAGGCGGGCGGGCAAGGCGGCGGCAGCATCCTGCACCCACCATGCGCCCTCATCGTAGCCCGCAAGTTCTTCCACCCGGCCAGGTTCGGCGATGCGCAGCGATCCGGTCGGCATGACCTTCGCGTTGAGCTTCTCAGCCCATTCCCCGACATCGAGCCCCGGCTTGAGGGTGATATCGAGACCCGGCTCAGCCACATGCGCGGCGGCAATGCTGCGTGCCGTTTCAGCGCCATAGGACGCCGTCCAGCGCGTCATGAGCCATTCGGGTGTGTTCAGGAAGAGCGGGTCAAGGCCTGCCTGAAGCTCTTCGCGCTCACGGATCAAGCGGCGTAGAACCGCGTTAATGAGCCCCTTGTAGGGCCGGGCCTTCTTGTCCGCTCCCGCATTTTCCACCGCCAGCGAAACGGCAGCATGGTCGGCGACATCCATGAACAGGATCTGGGTGATCGCCACATGAAGGATATCGAGAACGCGCCCAGTCTTTTCAGGCACTGGCCGGTCGAGCAGGCGCTCCAGAAGGGCCGCGATCTCGCCGCGCCGACGCAGCGCGAGGCCAAGGATGGCACGCACCAGCGCCTTGTCGTTGTTGGCGAGCTCTCCATAATGCGGATTGCGCGTGGGGCCCTCCAGTTCAGCGGCGAGCATGTTCCCCTGATGGACGACATTGCCGAGAATGGTAACCGCCGTGCGCCGCGCGGGCAATCCCGGCGCCTCACGCCGCCGGGGGCGAGAACCGCCCTCGCCGCCAGACTTTTTGCCGGGCTTTCCGCCAGCTGAACGAGCGCCCTTGCCTGTCGGCCCTTTTCCGCTCCAGCGGTTGCCAGAGGGCTTGCCATCTCGGGACTTGCCATCACGGGGCTTACCACCCCCGGGTCCGCTTCCATTGCCTGTTCCGCGGGGCCCCTTGCCAGCCTGGCCCTTGCCGTCTCCGGCGCTCAATGTGTCATATCCGTATCAAAGCCTGTCTTCGTCCGTGTGGGCCCAGCCGCAGCCTTCTTGCAAGGCTCAGCCCCAAGGGCCGCGCGGCCCTCTATCATCATCGGCGCGCCCCCACGGGCCCGCGTCCTCGCTGGCATCTCCCCACGGGCGCACCGCTGACGGCTCATCATAGCCATATGCCGGGTTCGCCTGCGCGCGTCCACGTCCGCGTCCCCCCATCTCGCGGTCGATTTCCTGCAACGCCGCGATGCGGTTCTGCGTCGCCGGATGGGTGGAGAACAGATTGTCCATCTTCTCGCCCGACAGCGGGTTGATGATGAACATATGCGCCGTTGCAGGCGCATGCTCCGCATCCCGGTTGCGAATATGGGAAACGCCGCCGGCAATCTTGTTCAGAGCGGAGGCAAGTGCAAGCGGCTGACCACAAATTTCCGCGCCCATCCGGTCAGCGGCATATTCGCGGGTCCGGCTGATCGCCATCTGAACGAGCATCGCCGCCATGGGCGCGACGATCATGGCGACCAGAACACCCACGATTCCCAAGGGATTGTTTCGGTTGCCGCCGAAGAAGAAGGCGAAGTTGCCGAGCATGGAGATCGCGCCGGCAATGGTGGCGGTGATCGTCATGGTCAGCGTGTCGCGGTTCTTCACATGGGCAAGTTCGTGCGCCATCACGCCAGCAACCTCGTCCGCATTCAGTGTGCGCAGCAAGCCGGTGGTCGCCGCGACGGCGGCGTTTTCGGGGTTGCGGCCCGTTGCGAAAGCGTTCGGCTGGTCGTTGTTGACGATATAGACCTTGGGCATCGGCAGGTTCGCATTGCGCGCCAACCGTTCCACGAGGCGGTAATATTCGGGCGCGCTGCGTTCATCCACTTCCTGGGCGTGGTGCATGCGCAGCACCATCTTGTCCGCGTTCCAGTAGCTGAAGAAGTTCATGGCGAGCGCGATCAGGAAGGCGATCATCATGCCGCCGGTGCCACCGATCAGAAAGCCCATGCCCATGAACAGGGCCGTCATGGCGGCAAGCAGCATTGCGGTGCGAATAAAGTTCATGTTCTGGCTGCCCGTGTTTGAAACTGCCGGTGCGCGAGAGGCTGCACACGGCGATTGGCTGCGCTATATGATGGGAATGCACAGGCCCGGCTGCAAGACAGGCCTGCGTTCCACATGCAGTTTCCGCTCAATCTGCCGATAGGCGGAAACCTCGGCGAAGAAAAGACGGTTGAATTCATGAGCGATCCGAATCCCACCTCCCCCGCGCCAGCAGATGCCAACCGCACGAGCGAGATCCGGGCGACCGAGATCCGCAAGAGCGGCGAAACGGACGCGCAATCGGAGCCGCCGCGCCGCCGGTTCGAAGACCTGCCGCCTGCCGCCCAGCGCGCACTGATGGAAGCGGAGGAACGCCGCCGCAACGCCAAGCCGCTTGATTTGCCAAAGGAAATTGACGGCCGCAACGGCCCGGAACCCGTCCGCTATGGCGACTGGGAGAAAAAAGGCATCGCCAGCGATTTCTGATCCAGGCGGCTCAGCGGGGCCAGCTGCCCCCTCAGGATCAAGCGAGCAGAGGCCGCCCCTTGGTTAATGGGGGTTTAACCTCTACCGGGCTAGTTTTAGGGATCAATGATCCAACATGTGCGCCCGGTTCGACAATGACTTCAGCCAAGGCAGCTCCCCAGCGCGGGACCGATCCCGAATCGGCCACCGCCTTCGAGCGTCTCAACATCCTTCTTGCCGGTCTCGAACCCGGACAGGACCCGATCGTGCTCACCGTCGGCGAGCCGCGACACGCCTTGCCCGATTTCGTGGCCCCGACCCTTGCCGCGAACGTCGATGATTTTCGGCGCTACCCGGCGATCCGTGGCACGGATGCCTTCCGGCAGACGATCGCGAAGTGGCTGAACAAGCGCTTCGATCTGGGTGGGCTGATCGACCCGAATATCCATATTCTGCCGCTCAACGGCTCACGCGAAGGGCTATTCAACGCGACATTCATCGCCTGCGACATGACGGGCAAGGAAAACCCGGTCGCGCTGCTGCCCAACCCCTATTACCACCCATACTCGTTGGGCGCCGCGCGCGCAGGCGCTCAGGCGATCTATCTCGATGCGCCGGAGAAAAACGGTTTCCTGCCGGATCTCGACGCACTGGATTCCGCAACCCTCGATCGCACGGTGGCATTTTTCTTCGCCTCGCCCGCCAATCCGCAAGGCGCAGTTGCCCCGCTCGACTATTGGCAGCGGCTGATCGAGCTGGCCCGCAAGCACGATTTCTATCTCTTTGCCGACGAGTGCTACTCGGAGATCTACCGCCACACACCGCCGACCGGCGTTCTGGAAGCGGCCAAGGCGATGGGCGGGGATCTGTCCCACATCGTCGCGTTCAACTCGCTTTCGAAGCGATCAAATCTCGCCGGGCTTCGTTGCGGGTTCGCCGCGGGCGATCCGGACTTCATGGCCACGTGGACCACGTTCCGCAATTCCGCTGCCCCGCAGGTCCCCATGCCGATACAGGCCGTGGGCGTCGCCGCCTTTTCCGATGAGGCGCATGTGGAAGAAAACCGCCGCCTCTACAACGAGAAATTCGATCTGGCGGAACGGGTCTTGAGCAATTCCTTCGGCTTTACCCGGCCTGAGGGCGGGTTCTTCGTCTGGCTGGACGCCTCCCGCTTCGGCGGTGGGGTGGAGATGGCGAAACGGCTGTGGCTGGAACAGGGCGTGAAGGTCGTGCCGGGCGCTTATCTTGCTCATACGCAGGCCGACGGGTCCAATCCGGGCGACAACTACATCCGCCTCGCCATGGTGGAAGACATCGACACGACACGACGTGCCCTTGAACGTATCGCCGCTCTCGGCGACGAAAGGGGCGCAGGGGAATAAAGCATGCGAACCACACGAGCCTCCGTCGGATTCGTTGAGCCGGAAGACCGCATCCGCCGTCTCCTGAAGCGCAACATTGCGGGTGCAAGCGGGCTTCTGCTGATCGCGGGCGCCGCGGCCATGGCCGCTGCACTTGCCACATGGTCGGTAGAAGATCCCTCTCTCTCGCATGCCACGGACGCCACCGTTCGCAACGCGCTCGGCACCCCTGGTGCGATCATCGCCGATCTCGTCATGCAGATGATCGGGCTTTCCTCCGCCATTTTCCTGTTTCCCGTTGTGCTCTGGGGCTGGCGACTGGTCGCGGGCAAGAGCCTCGGCATCCGTCGCAAACGGATCTTCACCTGGATGGGCGGCACCTTCCTCGCTGCGGGCGCCCTGGCCGCCCTGCCCGTGCCCGAAAGCTGGCCACTGCCGACAGGCCTTGGTGGCGTTCTTGGAGATCTTCTCGATATCGTGCCCCAGGCGCTTTCCGCTTTTGTGCCGGAGAGCCTTGCCGGGCTGATTGGCGCCCTTGGCTTCGGCGTTCCCGCGCTGGTGCTGATGCTCCACGCCTCCGGCTGGATCGACCAGCGCCGCGGCGAAACCCAATTCGAAAACAACGTCACCGCCCCCCTCTATGAAGACGAGGAAGACGATTACGAGGATGAAGATGACGGCGACAGCCGGCTCTCGACCTTCTTCGGTCACGTTGCCCATTGGGGCTATATGGCGGGGGCACTGCTGCGCCGGGTTGCCGGTCGCAAGCGCCGTCAGGAGAGCTGGCAGGATCGCGGACAGGAGTATGGGCATGACCGCATCTCCGATCATTGGGATGACGAGGATGACGACGTGCGCCCGCGCCGCTCCTGGCGCCGCTGGATCGTCGACAGACTTCTGGGCGAAGAAACCGACCATTACGACCACGACGCCCGACGGGAGCCGCGCGGTGGACTGAGCGAAGCCTTGGCGCGTGCCGATGCCGCTTTCGACTATGACGATGAGGACGAAGACGAGGGCGACACCCGGTTCCAGACCTATGAGGACGACGAGGACGATTACGACGGTTACGACGCGCCGCCCGCCCATCAGGGTGCGCGTCAGCCTGTCGGCATTGCCGGTCCCGTGGTTGAGGCGAGCCGTCGCGTGGCCTCTCCTGCCCCGCGTCCGCGTCCGGGCAAGCGGGTGGTGCGCGAGGCGCAGCCGTCGCTCCTCGGCGTAGAAAGCTACGAGTTGCCGCCTTTGGCGTTGCTGGCGGAACCCAAGGCACCCGGCAAGAACCAGACGATCTCAACCGATGCCCTGGAACAGAACGCCCGCATCCTCGAAGGGGTTCTGGAGGATTTCGGCGTGCGCGGCGAGATCGTGCATGTGCGCCCCGGCCCCGTAGTCACGCTCTACGAACTGGAACCCGCACCGGGTATCAAGTCCTCGCGCGTCATCGGTCTGGCGGATGACATCGCACGCTCCATGTCGGCGATTTCCGCGCGTGTCGCGGTCATTCCGGGCAAGAACGCCATCGGCATCGAACTGCCGAACCAACGCCGCGAGACCGTATTCCTGCGCGAGCTTCTCGCGTCGCACGACTATGAGAATTCCAAGGCGA is a window encoding:
- the htpX gene encoding zinc metalloprotease HtpX, with the translated sequence MNFIRTAMLLAAMTALFMGMGFLIGGTGGMMIAFLIALAMNFFSYWNADKMVLRMHHAQEVDERSAPEYYRLVERLARNANLPMPKVYIVNNDQPNAFATGRNPENAAVAATTGLLRTLNADEVAGVMAHELAHVKNRDTLTMTITATIAGAISMLGNFAFFFGGNRNNPLGIVGVLVAMIVAPMAAMLVQMAISRTREYAADRMGAEICGQPLALASALNKIAGGVSHIRNRDAEHAPATAHMFIINPLSGEKMDNLFSTHPATQNRIAALQEIDREMGGRGRGRAQANPAYGYDEPSAVRPWGDASEDAGPWGRADDDRGPRGPWG
- a CDS encoding DUF1674 domain-containing protein → MSDPNPTSPAPADANRTSEIRATEIRKSGETDAQSEPPRRRFEDLPPAAQRALMEAEERRRNAKPLDLPKEIDGRNGPEPVRYGDWEKKGIASDF
- a CDS encoding transcription antitermination factor NusB, with translation MPARRTAVTILGNVVHQGNMLAAELEGPTRNPHYGELANNDKALVRAILGLALRRRGEIAALLERLLDRPVPEKTGRVLDILHVAITQILFMDVADHAAVSLAVENAGADKKARPYKGLINAVLRRLIREREELQAGLDPLFLNTPEWLMTRWTASYGAETARSIAAAHVAEPGLDITLKPGLDVGEWAEKLNAKVMPTGSLRIAEPGRVEELAGYDEGAWWVQDAAAALPARLLGDVSGLKVADLCAAPGGKTAQLAAAGGDVVALDISSTRLNRVTRNLKRLKLKARTLEADLGTWEPDEPFDAILLDAPCSATGTARRHPDMPWLKRETDIAVLAEMQGRFLRRAIQWLKPGGVLVYCTCSLEPEEGERQIETLLSEDLPVERAPISATEFAGLDGLLTEAGDLRTLPNLWASEEHRMGGLDGFFACRLRRVS
- a CDS encoding DNA translocase FtsK 4TM domain-containing protein, with product MRTTRASVGFVEPEDRIRRLLKRNIAGASGLLLIAGAAAMAAALATWSVEDPSLSHATDATVRNALGTPGAIIADLVMQMIGLSSAIFLFPVVLWGWRLVAGKSLGIRRKRIFTWMGGTFLAAGALAALPVPESWPLPTGLGGVLGDLLDIVPQALSAFVPESLAGLIGALGFGVPALVLMLHASGWIDQRRGETQFENNVTAPLYEDEEDDYEDEDDGDSRLSTFFGHVAHWGYMAGALLRRVAGRKRRQESWQDRGQEYGHDRISDHWDDEDDDVRPRRSWRRWIVDRLLGEETDHYDHDARREPRGGLSEALARADAAFDYDDEDEDEGDTRFQTYEDDEDDYDGYDAPPAHQGARQPVGIAGPVVEASRRVASPAPRPRPGKRVVREAQPSLLGVESYELPPLALLAEPKAPGKNQTISTDALEQNARILEGVLEDFGVRGEIVHVRPGPVVTLYELEPAPGIKSSRVIGLADDIARSMSAISARVAVIPGKNAIGIELPNQRRETVFLRELLASHDYENSKAKLGLTLGKTIGGEPVIADLARMPHLLVAGTTGSGKSVAINTMILSLLYKLNPEQCKLIMIDPKMLELSVYDGIPHLLTPVVTDPKKAVVALKWTVREMEQRYKNMSKLGVRNIDGFNTRVAQAAKKGEIIRRTVQTGFDRETGEAIFEEEELNLEPMPYIIVVVDEMADLMMVAGKDIEGAIQRLAQMARAAGIHIIMATQRPSVDVITGTIKANFPTRISFQVTSKIDSRTILGEQGAEQLLGMGDMLYMAGGGRIQRVHGPFVSDGEVEDIVAHLKTQGTPQYLDNITEDDGEGEGSYDMLSGGGSGDESNELYDKAVAIVIRDKKASTSYIQRRLSIGYNRAASLIERMEDEGVISSANHAGKREVLVGGEETI
- a CDS encoding aminotransferase class I/II-fold pyridoxal phosphate-dependent enzyme encodes the protein MTSAKAAPQRGTDPESATAFERLNILLAGLEPGQDPIVLTVGEPRHALPDFVAPTLAANVDDFRRYPAIRGTDAFRQTIAKWLNKRFDLGGLIDPNIHILPLNGSREGLFNATFIACDMTGKENPVALLPNPYYHPYSLGAARAGAQAIYLDAPEKNGFLPDLDALDSATLDRTVAFFFASPANPQGAVAPLDYWQRLIELARKHDFYLFADECYSEIYRHTPPTGVLEAAKAMGGDLSHIVAFNSLSKRSNLAGLRCGFAAGDPDFMATWTTFRNSAAPQVPMPIQAVGVAAFSDEAHVEENRRLYNEKFDLAERVLSNSFGFTRPEGGFFVWLDASRFGGGVEMAKRLWLEQGVKVVPGAYLAHTQADGSNPGDNYIRLAMVEDIDTTRRALERIAALGDERGAGE